The Vibrio aerogenes nucleotide sequence TGGCAAGACACATCGAGCAACCTGGCAAGCGCCATTCAAAACCAGCATCAGTGAAAATTTTATCTAAACCTTCTTCCTCAGCCTGAGCTTTGACTTGTTCTGAGCCCGGAACAACAATAGCCTGAACATGTGAAGCGACTTGCTTTCCTTTCGCTACTTCTGCGGCAGCACGCATATCTTCAATACGGGAATTGGTACATGAGCCGATAAACACTTTATCAATATTGTAATCTGAGAGAGATTTTCCGGCTTCAAGTCCCATGTAGGCCAGTGCTTTTTCAGCAGAAGATTTCTCGACCGGATCTGAAAAGTTCTCAGGTGCAGGAATTGGAGTATCAACAGAAATAACCTGTCCCGGGTTTGTTCCCCATGTGACTTGTGGTTTGATATCTGCAGCTTCCAGCGTAACAACAGCATCAAATTCTGCATCATCATCCGTTTTGAGGGTTTTCCAGTATTCGACTGCAGCATCCCAGTGTTCTGGCGCTGGTGCGAATTTGCGGCCTTTGATGTATTCAAATGTTGTTTCGTCTGGGGCGATTAATCCGGCTTTTGCCCCCATCTCAATCGCCATGTTACAGACGGTCATCCGTCCTTCCATCGTCAGGTCGCGAATCGCTTCACCACAGAATTCAACAACATAACCGGTTCCGCCTGCGGCTGTTGTTTTACCAATAATTGCCAGTACGATATCTTTGGCTGTGATGCCCGGAGCCACTTTGCCTTTGATTTCGATTTTCATTGTTTTCGCGCGGGCTTGTTTCAGGGTTTGAGTCGCAAGCACGTGTTCAACTTCTGAAGTGCCGATACCAAAAGCCAGGGAGCCAAAAGCACCATGTGTAGCCGTATGTGAGTCCCCACAAACAATGGTCATTCCGGGTAATGTGATGCCTAACTCAGGCCCCATCACATGGACAATACCCTGATATTTATGGTTGATGTCATATAAGGTCACCCCAAATTCTTCACAGTTTTTAGACAGTGTTTCCATCTGAATCCGGGCCATTTCTCCGGATGCATTGATATCTTTTGTTGTGGTGGAAACATTGTGGTCCATCGTTGCAAAGGTTTTGCTGACCTGACGGATTTTGCGCCCTTTTTCCC carries:
- the leuC gene encoding 3-isopropylmalate dehydratase large subunit, with the protein product MSNAKTLYEKVYDAHVVVAAEGENPILYIDRHLVHEVTSPQAFDGLREKGRKIRQVSKTFATMDHNVSTTTKDINASGEMARIQMETLSKNCEEFGVTLYDINHKYQGIVHVMGPELGITLPGMTIVCGDSHTATHGAFGSLAFGIGTSEVEHVLATQTLKQARAKTMKIEIKGKVAPGITAKDIVLAIIGKTTAAGGTGYVVEFCGEAIRDLTMEGRMTVCNMAIEMGAKAGLIAPDETTFEYIKGRKFAPAPEHWDAAVEYWKTLKTDDDAEFDAVVTLEAADIKPQVTWGTNPGQVISVDTPIPAPENFSDPVEKSSAEKALAYMGLEAGKSLSDYNIDKVFIGSCTNSRIEDMRAAAEVAKGKQVASHVQAIVVPGSEQVKAQAEEEGLDKIFTDAGFEWRLPGCSMCLAMNNDRLAPKERCASTSNRNFEGRQGREGRTHLVSPAMAAAAAIAGHFVDIRTFS